The proteins below are encoded in one region of Coffea arabica cultivar ET-39 chromosome 4c, Coffea Arabica ET-39 HiFi, whole genome shotgun sequence:
- the LOC140005209 gene encoding uncharacterized protein has protein sequence MGSLLFLVGAILNSREQTGHIHHGMKLLGLTWIWIGIFGSLLFFARGLANLVKVFKMQQGDGLQLEKLRGGAQERLLDLREGQVPFILEESSRRREGPAEEGKIAIVPATPYKDVLLSQT, from the exons ATGGGAAGCTTGTTGTTTCTGGTAGGAGCAATCCTTAACAGCAGAGAGCAGACAGGGCATATCCATCACGGTATGAAATTATTG GGTTTGACGTGGATATGGATTGGCATATTTGGGAGCCTGTTATTCTTCGCTAGGGGCCTAGCAAATCTTGTAAAAGTGTTCAAGATGCAGCAAGGTGATGGATTACAGTTGGAGAAACTGCGAGGTGGAGCACAAGAGCGACTGCTTGACTTGAGAGAAGGCCAGGTGCCGTTCATCTTGGAGGAGTCCTCTAGGAGGAGGGAAGGGCCTGCGGAGGAAGGGAAGATTGCTATTGTTCCTGCAACTCCTTACAAAGATGTTCTCCTTAGTCAGACCTGA